In a single window of the Halobaculum lipolyticum genome:
- a CDS encoding amidohydrolase, whose protein sequence is MSQTVAHDDLSAFRRDLHRHPEPAWCEFYTTARIVDELETRDLDAVHYGPEILGSERMNVPDDDELAEWFERARDAGANEEVLAEIEGGYTGAVAVLERGDGPVVGVRVDIDALPILESEEGEHVPAGEGFRSENEGYMHACGHDAHATFGLGLIDEILASDFEGTLKVFFQPGEEQIVGGKPMADSALIADVEYFLAAHVGLDHPTGEVICGIDGFLAVSHFLAEFEGEPSHAGGHPEQGRNTVQAAAAAIQNLYGIPRHADGPTRVNAGVVGGGTATNIIPEECFVEGEVRGGTTELMEYMDEKATRTIESAAEMHEVDVDIETLGRAPSATSDQELIDAIAPVAGDVEGVTNVIERDELGGSEDATYMMQAVQDNGGYASYVGVGTSHPGGHHTSTFDVEEASLDIGVDFLTAAVLAVAERRP, encoded by the coding sequence ATGAGTCAGACCGTCGCTCACGACGACCTGTCGGCGTTCCGTCGCGACCTCCACCGCCACCCGGAGCCGGCGTGGTGTGAGTTCTACACCACCGCCCGCATCGTCGACGAGTTGGAGACCCGCGACCTCGACGCCGTCCACTACGGTCCGGAGATCCTCGGGTCGGAGCGCATGAACGTCCCCGACGACGACGAACTCGCCGAGTGGTTCGAGCGCGCCCGCGACGCCGGCGCCAACGAGGAGGTGCTCGCAGAGATCGAAGGGGGCTACACCGGCGCGGTCGCCGTGCTGGAGCGGGGCGACGGTCCCGTCGTCGGCGTCCGCGTCGACATCGACGCGCTCCCGATCCTCGAGTCCGAGGAGGGCGAGCACGTCCCCGCCGGCGAGGGGTTCCGCTCGGAGAACGAGGGGTACATGCACGCCTGCGGCCACGACGCCCACGCGACGTTCGGGCTGGGGCTGATCGACGAGATCCTCGCCTCGGACTTCGAGGGCACGCTGAAGGTGTTCTTCCAGCCCGGCGAGGAACAGATCGTCGGCGGCAAGCCGATGGCCGACTCCGCGTTGATCGCGGACGTCGAGTACTTCCTCGCCGCGCACGTCGGCCTCGACCACCCGACGGGCGAGGTCATCTGCGGCATCGACGGGTTCCTCGCCGTCTCCCACTTCCTCGCGGAGTTCGAGGGCGAACCGTCCCACGCGGGCGGCCACCCTGAACAGGGGCGAAACACGGTGCAGGCGGCCGCGGCGGCCATTCAGAACCTCTACGGCATCCCGCGCCACGCCGACGGCCCGACCCGCGTGAACGCCGGCGTCGTCGGCGGCGGCACCGCGACGAACATCATCCCCGAGGAGTGTTTCGTCGAGGGCGAGGTGCGCGGCGGCACGACCGAACTGATGGAGTACATGGACGAGAAGGCCACCCGAACCATCGAGTCGGCCGCGGAGATGCACGAGGTCGACGTCGACATCGAGACGCTCGGGCGCGCCCCCTCCGCGACGAGCGACCAGGAACTGATCGACGCCATCGCGCCGGTCGCGGGCGACGTCGAGGGCGTGACGAACGTGATCGAGCGCGACGAGCTGGGCGGCAGCGAGGACGCGACGTACATGATGCAGGCGGTGCAGGACAACGGCGGCTACGCCAGCTACGTCGGCGTCGGCACCAGCCACCCGGGCGGCCACCACACCAGCACCTTCGACGTGGAGGAGGCGTCGCTCGACATCGGCGTCGACTTCCTCACCGCGGCGGTGCTGGCGGTCGCCGAGCGGCGTCCCTGA
- a CDS encoding ABC transporter permease, producing the protein MSADLGGRLDAVGTRGAVAGAAALVAVLALGGLVVAGSGGTAAAVLGLLFSKSTLAAALRLSVPIAFAALGGIFAEKSGVINIGLEGLLIISAFAGVYATSVTGSVWLGVVGGVVASTLMALLFAIVCIEFRADQIIAGLAIWLIALGLAPFASQVVFGSKNASAGATFPDIQQLFADSGVPVLSTAVVSALDTLGSIPFFGALFEASPMVYLMFVAVGASWWTLNRTSFGRWVRASGENPRALDTAGVDVSRVRYAAVLLSGVLAGVGGAALSLSLGQFVGNGPTMVNGKGFIAIVTYLLGNYNPVGALLSTMLFAGLDALQFSLQGQDVLAIPQSLVRTIPYVSVIVVLALFGRTRIPEAAGEHYESGEE; encoded by the coding sequence GTGAGCGCCGATCTGGGCGGCCGGCTGGACGCGGTCGGCACCCGCGGCGCCGTCGCCGGCGCCGCCGCGCTCGTGGCCGTGCTCGCGCTCGGCGGACTCGTCGTCGCGGGGTCGGGCGGCACCGCGGCGGCCGTGCTCGGCCTGCTGTTCTCGAAGTCGACGCTGGCGGCGGCGCTGCGGCTGTCGGTGCCCATCGCGTTCGCGGCGCTGGGCGGCATCTTCGCCGAGAAGTCGGGCGTCATCAACATCGGGCTGGAGGGGCTGCTCATCATCTCGGCGTTCGCCGGGGTGTACGCCACCTCCGTCACCGGCTCGGTGTGGCTCGGCGTCGTCGGCGGCGTCGTCGCCTCGACGCTCATGGCGCTGCTGTTCGCCATCGTCTGCATCGAGTTCCGCGCCGACCAGATCATCGCCGGCCTCGCCATCTGGCTCATCGCGCTCGGGCTGGCGCCGTTCGCCTCGCAGGTCGTGTTCGGCTCGAAGAACGCCTCCGCGGGCGCGACGTTCCCCGACATCCAGCAGCTGTTCGCGGACAGCGGCGTCCCCGTCCTCTCGACGGCGGTCGTCTCGGCGCTGGACACGCTCGGGAGCATCCCGTTCTTCGGCGCGCTGTTCGAGGCGTCGCCGATGGTGTACCTGATGTTCGTCGCCGTTGGCGCGTCGTGGTGGACGCTGAACCGGACCTCCTTCGGCCGCTGGGTGCGCGCCTCCGGGGAGAACCCGCGCGCGCTCGACACCGCCGGCGTCGACGTGAGCCGCGTGCGCTACGCGGCGGTGCTGCTGTCGGGCGTCCTCGCGGGCGTCGGCGGCGCGGCGCTGTCGCTGTCTCTGGGGCAGTTCGTCGGCAACGGCCCGACGATGGTCAACGGCAAGGGGTTCATCGCCATCGTCACCTACCTGCTCGGGAACTACAACCCGGTCGGCGCGCTGCTGTCGACGATGCTGTTCGCCGGGCTGGACGCGCTCCAGTTCTCGCTGCAGGGGCAGGACGTGCTCGCCATCCCGCAGTCGCTCGTGCGCACCATCCCGTACGTGTCGGTGATCGTCGTGCTGGCGCTGTTCGGCCGGACGCGCATCCCGGAGGCCGCGGGCGAGCACTACGAGTCGGGCGAGGAGTAG
- a CDS encoding geranylgeranyl reductase family protein yields MTTHEPDIVVVGAGTAGCYAAATAADAGYDVVIVERKDEDEAGHIACGDALKGADKFPDSIPKSEIQPAFTNTGVDHGRFEIPSHDTVLEIPIPGELAVIDRLQYGKLLIEGAEKRGVDFHYDTVVQDVTQTDDGRVTGVRGKRKGEVVEYEAEMTIDTAGALSILQDKADLSGATFDTNVSFSQFCSAYREVVEVPEPVDYDDALVFKPTKRAAGYLWYFPRSSTEINAGLGFQMNEEPMKLVDDLKRDMRSRPEFEGAEVTDKLGAALPTRRPYDSAVAPGFLAAGDAAGHVNPTTGGGIAGAAYAGKYAAEQAMEAIERGDTSEEALWRYNERVMDHFGARFAALDVYNVLSTAVDVDELMGLMASLPGESLAEALYEGSASVKPRLVAEVVKDSYGHWGQIWNFYKTKRAADELMAHYERYPTRPGGFEGWRAERDRIMERVYDVTGADAKY; encoded by the coding sequence ATGACCACACACGAGCCCGATATCGTCGTCGTCGGAGCGGGGACGGCGGGCTGTTACGCGGCCGCGACCGCTGCCGACGCCGGCTACGACGTCGTCATCGTCGAACGGAAAGACGAGGACGAGGCGGGACACATCGCCTGCGGCGACGCGCTGAAGGGGGCGGACAAGTTCCCGGACTCGATCCCCAAATCGGAGATCCAGCCGGCGTTCACGAACACGGGCGTCGACCACGGTCGCTTCGAGATCCCCAGCCACGACACGGTGCTGGAGATCCCGATCCCCGGCGAACTCGCGGTCATCGACCGCCTGCAGTACGGCAAACTGCTCATCGAGGGTGCCGAGAAGCGCGGCGTCGACTTCCACTACGACACGGTCGTCCAGGACGTGACCCAGACGGACGACGGGCGCGTCACCGGCGTCCGCGGGAAGCGCAAGGGCGAGGTCGTCGAGTACGAGGCGGAGATGACGATCGACACCGCCGGCGCGCTGTCGATCCTGCAGGACAAAGCGGACCTGTCGGGCGCGACGTTCGACACGAACGTCTCGTTCTCGCAGTTCTGTTCGGCCTACCGCGAGGTCGTCGAGGTGCCCGAGCCGGTCGACTACGACGACGCGCTCGTGTTCAAGCCGACCAAGCGCGCGGCGGGGTACCTCTGGTACTTCCCGCGCTCGTCGACGGAGATCAACGCCGGGCTGGGCTTCCAGATGAACGAGGAGCCGATGAAGCTCGTCGACGACCTCAAACGCGACATGCGCTCGCGTCCCGAGTTCGAGGGTGCCGAGGTCACCGACAAACTGGGCGCCGCACTGCCCACACGGCGCCCGTACGACTCGGCGGTCGCGCCGGGGTTCCTCGCCGCCGGCGACGCCGCGGGCCACGTCAACCCCACCACCGGCGGCGGCATCGCGGGCGCCGCCTACGCCGGCAAGTACGCCGCCGAGCAGGCGATGGAGGCGATCGAGCGGGGCGACACGAGCGAGGAGGCGCTGTGGCGCTACAACGAGCGCGTCATGGACCACTTCGGCGCCCGCTTCGCCGCCCTCGACGTGTACAACGTCCTCTCGACGGCCGTCGACGTGGACGAACTGATGGGGCTGATGGCGTCGCTGCCGGGCGAGAGCCTCGCGGAGGCGCTGTACGAGGGGAGCGCGTCCGTGAAGCCGCGGCTCGTCGCCGAGGTCGTCAAGGACAGCTACGGCCACTGGGGCCAGATCTGGAACTTCTACAAGACGAAGCGCGCCGCCGACGAACTGATGGCCCACTACGAGCGCTACCCCACCCGCCCCGGCGGCTTCGAGGGGTGGCGCGCCGAGCGCGACCGGATCATGGAGCGCGTGTACGACGTGACCGGCGCCGACGCGAAGTACTAG
- a CDS encoding universal stress protein → MYDAILVPTDGSRAADAAVAHAVELADRFDATLHALYVVDAGAYSLLEGEPGFVADALEREGEAAVSRVAAAADDVDLAVVESVVAGTAYREILAYADDHDVDLIVMGTHGRRGLDRYLLGSVTERVVRSASQPVLTVRHEEAAADEA, encoded by the coding sequence ATGTACGACGCCATCCTCGTCCCCACCGACGGCAGCCGGGCCGCCGACGCGGCGGTCGCCCACGCGGTCGAGTTGGCCGACCGCTTCGACGCCACCCTGCACGCGCTGTACGTCGTCGACGCCGGCGCCTACTCCCTGCTGGAGGGGGAGCCGGGGTTCGTGGCCGACGCGCTCGAACGCGAGGGCGAGGCGGCCGTCTCCCGGGTCGCCGCCGCGGCCGACGACGTCGACCTCGCCGTCGTGGAGTCCGTCGTCGCCGGCACCGCCTACCGGGAGATACTCGCGTACGCCGACGACCACGACGTCGACCTGATCGTGATGGGCACCCACGGCCGCCGCGGACTCGACCGCTACCTCCTCGGGAGCGTCACCGAACGCGTCGTCCGCTCGGCGAGCCAGCCCGTGTTGACCGTGCGTCACGAGGAGGCCGCGGCGGACGAGGCGTAA